From the Sanguibacter sp. HDW7 genome, the window GGTAGCGCGACCCCCGGCGGCACGGACACCGGCACCAAGGGCACCGGCACCGTGGCGCTCACGATCGCCAAGCCCGACGGCGCGATCACCACCGAGTCCCACAACCCCTTCCTCGGCGACACCTCGGCCTCGAAGTACGGCTACCGCCAGGTGATGTTCGAGACGATGGCTCTCGTCAACACGGCCGACAGCACGGTCGTCACCCCGCGCCTCGCCTCGAAGGTCGAGTGGAACGCCGACTACACCGCGCTCACCGTCACGGCGCGCGACGGCGTCAAGTGGCACGACGGCAAGCCGTTCACCATCGCGGACATCGTCGGCACCTTCGACATGTACCTCAGCGGCCGCCTCACCGACTCGGCCGCCCTCAACTACCTCGGTGCCGAGGTCAACGGCACCTCCGCCACCCTGAAGTTCAAGGACTCGAAGTTCGTCAAGCGCGCCTCTGTCCTCCACGTCCCGATCGTTCCCAAGCACGTCTGGGACAACCTCGCTGACCCGTCGACGGCCCCGCTCACCGGCGAGGGCGAGGCGGTCGGTACCGGCCCGTACACGCTCGAGTCGTGGACCACGCAGGCCGTCACGCTCAAGGCCAACCCCGACTGGTGGGGCGGCGCGCTCGCCGTCCCCGAGCTCCACTACGTCTCCTACGGCGACAACGCGGCCCTCACGACCGCCCTCGCCACCGGCGACGCCGACTGGGCCCAGGCGTTCCTCCCGCAGATCCAGGCGTCGTTCCTCGGCGTCGACAAGGCGAACCGCCAGCTCATCACCCCCACGGCCGGCGCCGGGACGCTCTTCCTCAACATGACCCGCAAGCCGTTCAACAACCCGGCGCTCCGCCAGGCCCTCGCGTGGACGGTCGACCGCTCCGGGTACGTCGATGTCGCCCGTGAGGGTGCCTCCGCGGTCGTCGACTCCGTCACGGGCCTCGGCCCGTCGCTCCAGAAGGACGTCATCGGCGAGTTCGCCGGGCAGGTCTACACGGTCGACGTCGAGAAGGCCAAGACGATCCTCACGGACGCCGGCTACACCGGTGTCGGCACGGCGCTCGTGGACCCCGACGGCGAGAAGGTCACCTTCTCCGTCTCTGTCCCCGCCGGCTGGTCCGACTGGAACACCGAGCAGGCGCTCCTCGCCGAGGAGCTCAAGCAGCTCGGCATCGAGGTCACCATCGACCAGCCCGACTGGGGCGGCTGGGACGAGGCCCGTCAGAAGGCCACGTTCGACGCGATCATCCACTGGCTCGACGGTGAGGGCGCCTGGGGCGTCTACGACTCGATGATGGGCACCCGCTGGATCGACACGAAGAAGGACACCGCGCAGTTCAACTTCGGTCGCTACAACAACCCGGCCGTCGACGAGGCGCTCGCTGCCTACGCCACCGCCGACAACGACGACGCCCGACTCGCGGCCATGACGACGATCCAGCAGGCGTTCGTCAAGGACGTCCCGGCGATCCCGCTCGGCGCGCACCCGCTCATCGGCCTGTTCAACGAGCGTGCCTACACGGGCTGGCCGACGACGGACAACATGTACGCCTCGGCCGACCCGACGCAGGCCGAGATCACCATGGTCCTGCAGAACCTCAAGCCCGTCTCCTGACGGACCACATCACGCAGCGGGTCGGAGTGGCCCACCGGCCACCCCGGCCCGCTGTCCGTCGCACGGCTGACGACCCCTGGAAGGTTCCCCTCGTGAAAGATCCCCTGCTCTCGATACGCGACTTCTCGGTCGTGTACGAGGTCGACCCGCCCGTGGAGGCGGTGAAGAACGTCTCCCTCACC encodes:
- a CDS encoding ABC transporter substrate-binding protein, whose product is MKSPKKAAAAFATAAALLLAGCGGAATDGTPTTGSATPGGTDTGTKGTGTVALTIAKPDGAITTESHNPFLGDTSASKYGYRQVMFETMALVNTADSTVVTPRLASKVEWNADYTALTVTARDGVKWHDGKPFTIADIVGTFDMYLSGRLTDSAALNYLGAEVNGTSATLKFKDSKFVKRASVLHVPIVPKHVWDNLADPSTAPLTGEGEAVGTGPYTLESWTTQAVTLKANPDWWGGALAVPELHYVSYGDNAALTTALATGDADWAQAFLPQIQASFLGVDKANRQLITPTAGAGTLFLNMTRKPFNNPALRQALAWTVDRSGYVDVAREGASAVVDSVTGLGPSLQKDVIGEFAGQVYTVDVEKAKTILTDAGYTGVGTALVDPDGEKVTFSVSVPAGWSDWNTEQALLAEELKQLGIEVTIDQPDWGGWDEARQKATFDAIIHWLDGEGAWGVYDSMMGTRWIDTKKDTAQFNFGRYNNPAVDEALAAYATADNDDARLAAMTTIQQAFVKDVPAIPLGAHPLIGLFNERAYTGWPTTDNMYASADPTQAEITMVLQNLKPVS